From Rhododendron vialii isolate Sample 1 chromosome 10a, ASM3025357v1, the proteins below share one genomic window:
- the LOC131304293 gene encoding uncharacterized protein LOC131304293, with protein sequence MSLWFLSAPPSPSLTTCHATPAAVRAPPAPPPPPQQLSFPPNANPTTPLPSLTCALQCPHFQSCSGCTQEFNLHRPTVLDEATDFFVKHGVSDFSFDTCRLWGWRCRTKLAVRGSSTDPLIGLYEEGTHNVVDIPECKVHHPNINVAVELLKKGITELNIEPYDEDQGTGELRYVQMAVTTYETSLPAAERYKNGKVQVTLVWNSRSESSPSSEKLNALANFVWRYGGPSKKVHLIHSVWANFQTSPKSIIFGNRWRHLLGERDFWEHVGGIDVSLAPSSFGQANTRAFDSLLQKLQKYVPVGASVADLYAGAGVIGLSLAVTRKCRSVKCVEVNKESKLSFEKTVDRIPNSIDCSISWHCADTSIAPLSWLWGSDIVVVDPPRKGMDPSLLNTLRSIPSLEKKAKPPGSPLLKEKDEKRPWILRAKEASVQIQSKTTQEDSQLLPKTLIYISRGWNSFKEDCMSLLSGKAWVLDKAHGFNFFPGTESIEVLAVFKRGPGVSSKKKKSGKKKKSS encoded by the exons ATGTCCCTATGGTTCCTCTCAGCTCCGCCGTCGCCCTCCCTCACCACCTGCCACGCCACCCCCGCCGCCGTTCGCGCTCCTCCAGctccgccaccgccaccacaacaactttctttccctccaaacgCTAACCCAACAACACCCTTACCCTCCTTAACCTGCGCCCTCCAGTGCCCTCACTTCCAATC GTGTTCGGGTTGCACTCAGGAGTTCAATCTCCACCGTCCGACCGTTCTCGATGAGGCCACCGACTTCTTCGTGAAACACGGCGTGTCTGACTTCTCCTTCGATACTTGTAGACTA TGGGGATGGCGGTGCCGCACGAAGCTTGCAGTTCGTGGCTCATCAACTGACCCTCTGATTGGGCTTTACGAAGAGGGTACTCATAATGTAGTCGATATTCCTGAGTGTAAAG TTCACCATCCGAATATTAATGTTGCTGTTGAACTCCTGAAGAAAG GAATTACTGAGTTAAATATAGAGCCATATGACGAAGATCAGGGAACTGGTGAATTGCGTTATGTACAG ATGGCAGTGACCACATATGAAACATCCCTTCCTGCTGCTGAACGATATAAGAATG GTAAAGTACAGGTTACCTTGGTTTGGAATTCAAGAAGTGAGAGCTCCCCTTCTTCAGAAAAGTTGAATGCTTTGGCCAAT TTTGTATGGAGATATGGAGGGCCAAGCAAGAAAGTGCATTTGATTCATTCTGTATGGGCGAACTTTCAGACATCACCTAAAAGT ATAATATTTGGGAATAGGTGGCGGCATCTTTTAGGGGAAAGAGACTTTTGGGAGCATGTTGGAGGAATCGATGTTTCTTTGGCTCCATCCAGCTTTGGCCAAGCAAATACACGG GCTTTTGATTCTTTGCTGCAAAAGTTACAAAAGTATGTTCCCGTTGGTGCTTCAGTTGCTGATCTCTATGCTGGAGCTGGTGTCATTGGATTGTCTTTAGCTGTCACAAGAAAATGCAG GTCAGTTAAATGCGTTGAGGTTAATAAAGAGTCAAAGTTATCATTTGAGAAGACAGTTGACCGCATACCAAACTCCATAGACTGCAGTATCAGCTGGCATTGTGCTGACACTTCAATT GCACCTCTTTCCTGGCTATGGGGTTCAGATATTGTTGTGGTTGATCCTCCTAGGAAGGGGATGGATCCATCCCTGCTCAACACATTGCGATCTATACCATCACTGGAGAAGAAAGCCAAGCCACCTGGAAG CCCTTTGTTAAAGGAAAAAGATGAGAAGAGACCATGGATTCTACGTGCCAAAGAAGCTTCTGTTCAGATTCAAAGCAAAACTACTCAGGAGGACAGTCAGCTACTGCCGAAAACTCTCATTTATATAAGCCGTGGATGGAATAGTTTCAAAGAG GATTGTATGTCATTGCTGTCTGGTAAGGCATGGGTTTTGGACAAAGCTCATGGATTTAACTTCTTCCCTGGCACCGAGAG CATTGAGGTATTGGCCGTTTTCAAAAGAGGCCCCGGGGTAAGctcgaagaaaaagaaatcaggaaaaaagaagaaatcttCATGA
- the LOC131304294 gene encoding uridine/cytidine kinase UKL1, chloroplastic → MAEKRERRPPIDVVMEAASGPHFSGLRFNGLRSSSSSPRASAVVPPSPLSSTPSDSNATKQPFVIGVSGGTASGKTTVCDMIIQQLQDHRVVLVNQDSFYRGLTAEEAERVHEYNFDHPDAFDTEQLLECIETLKCGHPVQVPIYDFKTHSRCSDVSRQVNASDVIILEGILVLHDPRVRDLMNMKIFVDAEPDVRLARRIRRDTVERGRDINSVLEQYAKFVKPAFDDFVHPSKKFADVIIPRGGENHVAIDLIVQHIRTKLGQHDLCKIYPNVYVIQSTFQIRGMHTLIRDRDISKHDFIFYSDRLIRLVVEHGLGHLPFTEKQIITPTGAVYTGVDFCKKLCGVAIVRSGESMENALRACCKGIKIGKILIHRDGDNGKQLIYEKLPKDISERHVLLLDPVLATGNSANHAIELLRQKGVPESHIIFLNLISAPEGIHCVCKRFPSLKIVTSEIDLSLNEEFRVIPGMGEFGDRYFGTDD, encoded by the exons atggcggagaagagggagaggaggccGCCGATAGATGTAGTGATGGAGGCGGCGTCAGGACCTCACTTCTCCGGTCTACGATTCAACGGACtgcgttcttcttcttcttctcctcgcGCCTCCGCTGTCGTTCCTCCTTCTCCTTTATCCTCAACCCCTTCTGACTCCAACGCTACCAAACAGCCCTTCGTCATCG GAGTTTCGGGAGGTACGGCTTCTGGTAAGACGACAGTGTGTGACATGATAATTCAACAACTTCAAGATCATCGTGTTGTGCTTGTCAATCAG gactctttttatcgaggattGACAGCTGAAGAAGCAGAACGAGTGCACGAATACAACTTTGATCATCCTG ACGCTTTTGACACTGAACAGCTTCTAGAGTGCATCGAGACACTCAAATGTGGTCACCCTGTCCAGGTCCCCATATATGATTTCAAAACTCATAGCAGGTGTTCAGATGTTTCCCGGCAG GTAAACGCGTCTGATGTAATTATCTTAGAGGGGATTCTAGTTCTCCATGATCCACGTGTCCGTGATTTGATGAACATGAAGATTTTTGTTGATGCAG aACCTGATGTGAGGCTCGCTCGTAGGATAAGGCGTGATACAGTTGAGAGGGGTAGGGACATAAACTCTGTGCTCGAACAG TACGCGAAGTTTGTGAAACCTGCTTTTGATGATTTTGTCCATCCGTCAAAGAAGTTTGCTGATGTCATCATACCACGGGGAGGTGAAAATCATGTTGCTATTGATCTAATTGTCCAACATATCCGCACTAAACTTGGCCAGCACGATCTTTGCAAAATATATCCTAATGTCTACGTTATTCAATCGACATTCCAG ATAAGAGGTATGCATACACTGATTCGAGATCGGGATATATCAAAGCATGATTTCATATTTTATTCAGATCGGCTTATTCGTCTG GTAGTGGAGCACGGACTTGGCCATTTGCCTTTCACTGAGAAGCAAATAATCACTCCAACAG GGGCAGTATATACTGGAGTTGACTTCTGCAAGAAATTGTGTGGAGTTGCCATTGTTCGAAG TGGTGAAAGCATGGAGAATGCATTGCGCGCTTGTTGCAAAGGAataaaaattgggaaaattCTTATTCACCGTGATGGTGACAACGGGAAGcag CTTATATATGAAAAACTTCCCAAGGATATTTCAGAACGACATGTCCTGCTTCTTGATCCGGTTCTTGCTACCG GTAACTCTGCGAATCATGCAATTGAACTGCTAAGACAGAAAGGGGTTCCAGAGTCCCACATCATATTTCTGAATCTCATTTCT GCACCTGAGGGGATACATTGCGTTTGCAAACGGTTCCCGTCCTTGAAAATTGTCACCTCAGAGATTGACTTGTCATTGAATGAAGAATTCCGTGTTATTCCGGGAATGGGGGAGTTTGGTGATCGTTACTTTGGCACTGACGATTGA
- the LOC131304299 gene encoding mavicyanin isoform X3, translating into MVEEATAATQHAVGGSQGWDESTDFSTWASGQKFVVGDQLVFKYTSLHSVVEVGSESAYKSCDISSALNSLNGGNSVVKLTKPGTRYFACGTSGHCGQGMKVKITTVAADASSSTTTTPASSSSSSSSSPTSTSTSSSSPTSTSAASVSYRASMATALLVICLSLVSV; encoded by the exons ATGGTGGAAGAAGCCACCGCGGCGACGCAACATGCCGTCGGGGGAAGCCAGGGGTGGGATGAATCTACAGACTTCAGCACATGGGCTTCTGGTCAGAAATTCGTGGTCGGCGATCAACTCG TTTTCAAGTACACTTCACTGCACAGCGTGGTGGAAGTAGGCAGCGAAAGCGCATACAAAAGCTGTGACATCAGCAGCGCGTTAAATTCTTTAAACGGCGGCAACAGCGTTGTCAAGCTAACCAAGCCCGGCACTCGTTACTTTGCTTGCGGAACGTCAGGCCATTGTGGCCAAGGAATGAAGGTCAAAATCACAACAGTCGCGGCAGATGCGTCCTCTAGTACTACTACAACTCcggcatcatcatcatcttcttcctcctcttcacCCACCTCAACTTCCACTTCCTCCTCTTCACCCACTTCAACTTCCGCGGCTTCCGTTTCTTACCGTGCTTCCATGGCCACAGCGCTGCTAGTCATTTGTTTGTCCCTCGTCTCGGTTTGA
- the LOC131304299 gene encoding mavicyanin isoform X2: MEAVHKFLFAILISAALMVEEATAATQHAVGGSQGWDESTDFSTWASGQKFVVGDQLVFKYTSLHSVVEVGSESAYKSCDISSALNSLNGGNSVVKLTKPGTRYFACGTSGHCGQGMKVKITTVAADASSSTTTTPASSSSSSSSSPTSTSAASVSYRASMATALLVICLSLVSV; this comes from the exons atggaggccGTTCACAAGTTTTTGTTTGCAATATTGATTTCAGCTGCGTTGATGGTGGAAGAAGCCACCGCGGCGACGCAACATGCCGTCGGGGGAAGCCAGGGGTGGGATGAATCTACAGACTTCAGCACATGGGCTTCTGGTCAGAAATTCGTGGTCGGCGATCAACTCG TTTTCAAGTACACTTCACTGCACAGCGTGGTGGAAGTAGGCAGCGAAAGCGCATACAAAAGCTGTGACATCAGCAGCGCGTTAAATTCTTTAAACGGCGGCAACAGCGTTGTCAAGCTAACCAAGCCCGGCACTCGTTACTTTGCTTGCGGAACGTCAGGCCATTGTGGCCAAGGAATGAAGGTCAAAATCACAACAGTCGCGGCAGATGCGTCCTCTAGTACTACTACAACTCcggcatcatcatcatcttcttcctcctcttcacCCAC TTCAACTTCCGCGGCTTCCGTTTCTTACCGTGCTTCCATGGCCACAGCGCTGCTAGTCATTTGTTTGTCCCTCGTCTCGGTTTGA
- the LOC131304299 gene encoding mavicyanin isoform X1 has translation MEAVHKFLFAILISAALMVEEATAATQHAVGGSQGWDESTDFSTWASGQKFVVGDQLVFKYTSLHSVVEVGSESAYKSCDISSALNSLNGGNSVVKLTKPGTRYFACGTSGHCGQGMKVKITTVAADASSSTTTTPASSSSSSSSSPTSTSTSSSSPTSTSAASVSYRASMATALLVICLSLVSV, from the exons atggaggccGTTCACAAGTTTTTGTTTGCAATATTGATTTCAGCTGCGTTGATGGTGGAAGAAGCCACCGCGGCGACGCAACATGCCGTCGGGGGAAGCCAGGGGTGGGATGAATCTACAGACTTCAGCACATGGGCTTCTGGTCAGAAATTCGTGGTCGGCGATCAACTCG TTTTCAAGTACACTTCACTGCACAGCGTGGTGGAAGTAGGCAGCGAAAGCGCATACAAAAGCTGTGACATCAGCAGCGCGTTAAATTCTTTAAACGGCGGCAACAGCGTTGTCAAGCTAACCAAGCCCGGCACTCGTTACTTTGCTTGCGGAACGTCAGGCCATTGTGGCCAAGGAATGAAGGTCAAAATCACAACAGTCGCGGCAGATGCGTCCTCTAGTACTACTACAACTCcggcatcatcatcatcttcttcctcctcttcacCCACCTCAACTTCCACTTCCTCCTCTTCACCCACTTCAACTTCCGCGGCTTCCGTTTCTTACCGTGCTTCCATGGCCACAGCGCTGCTAGTCATTTGTTTGTCCCTCGTCTCGGTTTGA